The DNA sequence aaaCTGTTGCTTCAGCCCAAAATAAGTCcataacttattatttttttggtgaactattccttttaatagTTCCTTAAATCCTTAGGCTGGAAACcaacacaattttctttttttccccaaggtttatatgtataatacaaatgtatcaactttttatatatgtatatatatgtatatatatatataaaatgattcaaTGCACAATTGTGTAGTAGTTGGAGAAGAGCTCTTCACCACAGTTAATCTCTCTCAGTGACACAAGAACCACACAGCGCAAAGGTCTGAAATAGAAACAGAAAGGTAAGcaaatgtcaataataataatatcctaaTAGTAATAACAGCATATGAAGTCTCTCATCTTGCCTTTGAGTGTCAGCTCTGTAGTTTACATTGGGCAGGAACTGACGGAGCTCGAGAGGAAACCCTTCAGGCACGTCATACTCCTGATAGCAGACGTTCGCAGCTTTTTCTGTGGATGACAAGCCACTTTATTCTCAAAGATGTGCTCCTTAAGAACTGTGGAGGGGTGAGACTCGTCCAACCGGACTGACTGACCGTTAGAGCAGTTGTTGACATACTGTCCCACGGCGAGAGGGTTcacggggtcagaggtcagccaGGAGCAGTCGCTCAGACCAAAGGGGCCGAGTCTGTCCCGTCCGCTACACGAGCTGTTCATCAGTCAAGACGTTTGATTTGTGTTTATGTGGTGCACTCATAATGCGCTGTGAATGCAGCTCACCGGTACACAGTCTTCGAGAGCGCTCTGTCGTTCCCATCAATCAAAACACCATCGATGCATCGAAACACAAAGGGATTTCTGATCGACTGGAAGAAGATGGGCTCATCCACCTGATAGATGGTTCCTGCGAAAGGAGAACATCACAACAGCATTCTTATGATGATAAAGACAGACAAGAGTATAAACCAACATTAATATTTATGATAGACAAAAATCTATTAAAAGAGTAAAATACGTTCAGATATCAATAACTGAGCACTGTGCTATTACCTAACCTTTAATAGTATGAAAATGCATGATATGCAAATACACAGTTCTTAATAATTATGTGAAAAGAGACATTGTGTAGTAAGCACtactaaaacatttatgatttatcaacaatttaaaaataaaatattttattttaatattatataatattattattacatctaatactaattaataataaaaattagttattaatatttaataagaaatatataatttattaattattattttactatacagTGGGTACTGAAAATAATcagcacatttaaaataattacattttgttgctttgctgcctgaaatatttatatttattaaatattaaataaataattctttaataaagaaaaactgtgtccatctttatttcaggctgcaaagcaacaaactgtgattattttaaagaagGGTAATtgtttttagggatgcacgataatatcggcacaatatcggtatcggccgataaaagcttaaaatgaccattatcggtatcggatatgaatatttctgccgatgagccaaaccgatattctccaagtgaaataattgacctgtttttcagatgtgaatgtctgtctacatttgtaaaataataaatttatggtagaatcagtacagaagagatacatggatttctcttcagtaaaatttaagtttaaatatatcagtatatatttgtatatatatcgatatcggtatcggcatcggccaaaattattttgaaaatatcggcatatcgaatatcggccaaaatccaatatcgtgcatccctaattgttTTCTATACCCAATgtactagtattattattaataatgtgatagaaaaataatactatgaatatattatttaataaattatctattaaaacttaacaataataacattattattgtcatattattattattaaatattattgtttattaataagtattatcttaatattaatcataaataattataaatagtataaatactATGCATCTACTAAAGAAATGTACTATTTGTCAGAAATAGTGTTTcagtaataatatgaataatattaaaatatattattaatacttcTACGTAAATAAAGCATTAGTAGTTGtttctttaattataattatttatcatgatataaaaataggtttaataatatttttatatggataaattatatttgttattatcataattgaaaatgcattaaataatatttaaatattcttttatttgatgaatgaatgaatgctttatttcgaacataaacataaaacaagtaacaaaagaaagtaaactgaaaataaaaagacaaacaaaaacttatttattatttaagattACTAATCAATCTGAACGGAAGCGATACAGTGacaagtgatttcaaaaatgATAACTGAATACATTGTCTAATCACAAGTATGAATTTACATAAGAGATGTACGGGAAAAGTATTACTTATCATGCATTAATCACtactaaaaacaaatatttttaaaatcagtaatcgcttgaattatataaagaaatcatatatatatataattaaatataataatataactattaataatagttatagaATATAGTGTTAGTATTGTTAAAATaagtgttgttgtttattaaattattatttatataagatGAGTGAGGTGTTACACCTGGATACATAGCTACAATACTTCCTTTCGGCGCGCGTCCCCGCGTAACAAAGACGCCAGTTCCCGCCAAATGCAGAGAGCTGCGCTTCCGCTCGATCCGGAAGCCCAGAGCGTTCAACATCACTGCAGAGGGAGCATCGCGTGTTTCATTCCGAACGTTAGTGTACTTGTCGCGGTTCGCCTGAGGGAGGAACCGGAGCAGCTCGCTTTGATTCTTCAGATCGTTTTTCAGGAGTTCAGTGAATAAACACACGAGAGATCTGAACACCTCCTCATCTTCGACTAACTTATCTTGCGATCGATTCTTCACCTGACGAAGAGTTctgagaaaacaaacacactgaACTCAGTAAATCTGAGCATGGCTGTGCCTGACAGAGCACTAACTGAACTTTACCTCTCATTTTTCTGCAGATTTAACGCTATCCAGGGGACAAATCTGTGCCTGTAGGATTTCCACCTGACCTCAAACGCTTTATAAAGAGCTTTAATCATATTATTCGTTTACATCAGAGCTGCATCGGCGGTCAAACAGCTTACCTTCCTTCACTAGTGATTCGCGAATGAGATTCATGTTCGGTCGAACCGATTCGATTGAATCACTCGAGTCTTAGCGACAAAACTTTTCATATTCTGTCTAATGTATTCGGAAATATGGTGATGAACAGTGGTATGTAACTATTTGTTTGTTCAGTGCAAAAATATGACGTTAAATGTATGACATATGACGTAATTTTTTTAAAACCGATTCTCTAAACGTGAACAAGACGCTATTCTACATTACCGCCACCTTGCGTCTGGGAGACCAGTGCGACATGAGAAAGGTGCAGTGCTTTGCTGGAGGAAATTGTATTACTATAtgaaatcttaataataatattaacaaataatagtAATTTTGACATGCTTTAGAATTTAACATTATTGTCTCTTTGTCATTCAGTGCTCAGTGGAGCGCTGTTATCTTATCTAACTAGTACTACAACTAG is a window from the Carassius auratus strain Wakin unplaced genomic scaffold, ASM336829v1 scaf_tig00217733, whole genome shotgun sequence genome containing:
- the LOC113102532 gene encoding SET domain-containing protein 9 isoform X2, yielding MLNALGFRIERKRSSLHLAGTGVFVTRGRAPKGSIVAMYPGTIYQVDEPIFFQSIRNPFVFRCIDGVLIDGNDRALSKTVYRSCSGRDRLGPFGLSDCSWLTSDPVNPLAVGQYVNNCSNEKAANVCYQEYDVPEGFPLELRQFLPNVNYRADTQRPLRCVVLVSLREINCGEELFSNYYTIVH
- the LOC113102532 gene encoding SET domain-containing protein 9 isoform X1 gives rise to the protein MIKALYKAFEVRWKSYRHRFVPWIALNLQKNERTLRQVKNRSQDKLVEDEEVFRSLVCLFTELLKNDLKNQSELLRFLPQANRDKYTNVRNETRDAPSAVMLNALGFRIERKRSSLHLAGTGVFVTRGRAPKGSIVAMYPGTIYQVDEPIFFQSIRNPFVFRCIDGVLIDGNDRALSKTVYRSCSGRDRLGPFGLSDCSWLTSDPVNPLAVGQYVNNCSNEKAANVCYQEYDVPEGFPLELRQFLPNVNYRADTQRPLRCVVLVSLREINCGEELFSNYYTIVH